The Candidatus Nitrosocosmicus franklandus genome contains a region encoding:
- the lysX gene encoding lysine biosynthesis protein LysX has product MVKFDILFDKLRFEEKALYNTAIKRGLDVRLVDSRNIIMDTDDLVSSNREFGDVLLQRSISHFRGQFLTYCLELCGYNVINDSKTGEVCGNKLLTSMILKKNNIPTPKSFFSFNADSAFEFIEKVNFDENPVVFKPVIGSWGRGVFPVRNKEIGKIIIEMRQESTSPFSNIFYFQELIHRPPRDIRCIVVGDKLVAAVYRYSSENEWRTNVAKGGKAELLKVTNELEDLAIKAANVVGKGILGIDMMEDNERGLMVHEINNTVEFRGASLATGIDVADMIIEYAKNQRKS; this is encoded by the coding sequence ATGGTAAAATTTGATATCTTATTTGACAAATTGCGCTTTGAGGAAAAGGCGTTATACAACACAGCAATAAAGAGAGGATTAGACGTTAGATTAGTCGATTCAAGAAATATTATTATGGATACAGACGATCTGGTATCATCAAATAGAGAATTCGGGGATGTATTACTGCAACGAAGCATTAGTCATTTTAGAGGGCAGTTTCTGACATACTGTTTGGAATTATGCGGTTACAATGTCATTAATGATTCTAAAACAGGAGAAGTGTGTGGAAATAAACTTTTGACCTCGATGATACTTAAGAAAAATAACATTCCAACTCCAAAATCGTTCTTTTCATTTAACGCGGATTCTGCATTTGAATTTATCGAAAAAGTAAATTTTGATGAAAATCCTGTTGTTTTCAAACCTGTGATCGGTTCATGGGGGCGTGGCGTTTTCCCAGTTAGAAACAAAGAAATTGGAAAAATAATAATAGAAATGAGGCAAGAAAGTACTAGTCCTTTTTCAAACATATTTTACTTTCAGGAGCTTATTCATAGACCTCCAAGAGATATTCGTTGCATTGTAGTTGGCGATAAGTTAGTAGCGGCTGTGTATCGATATTCTTCAGAAAACGAATGGCGAACTAATGTTGCCAAAGGTGGAAAAGCGGAGCTTCTGAAGGTGACTAACGAGTTAGAAGATCTAGCTATAAAAGCTGCAAACGTGGTCGGTAAAGGAATATTGGGAATAGATATGATGGAAGATAACGAACGCGGACTAATGGTCCACGAGATCAATAATACCGTAGAATTTAGAGGTGCCAGTTTAGCCACAGGGATCGATGTGGCTGATATGATTATTGAATATGCAAAAAATCAGAGGAAAAGTTGA